Within Telopea speciosissima isolate NSW1024214 ecotype Mountain lineage chromosome 8, Tspe_v1, whole genome shotgun sequence, the genomic segment GGAATGGAAATGGCAGGCAGTCTTCAAGAGTTCAACATGGTTTGGACTTTACCCAGTTAGCGCTGAGGCCGGAGTTTGCTAAGGGCCAATCCGGAAACCAACAGTTGAATCTGAATGGATTTACACATGGACAGGATAGTTTCCAGACAAGGCAGCATCAGGCAGAGTTTCTGGGAGGAAGGGCAAGAGGGTTATCTGTTCTTGAACCACAGCAAGGGAATGGTCCTGAACGAAGTCCTGGCCTAACCAAAAATTCAGAGAGGTTGGAAACTGCCGAGGCTTCTAGTAATACTGACTTTCTTGGTGCTCAACAGCTGCTCATGAGGGGGCAACAATCAGGCTTGCCACAGCCTCGGccgaggcagcagtctgggtttAATGACATTCCCCCATGGCAACAACAACTAATGATCAAACAACTGCAAGAACttcagaggcagcagcagcaacagcaacagcagcagcttcAGCAATTAGATCAAGCAAGGCAGCAAAGTTCGATTAACCAGCTGTCTTCTGTTGCAAAACAGACTGCTGTTGATCAGTTACCAGCTCTAGTGAATGGCATACCTGTCCATGATGCCTCTAACTTCTTTTGGCCAAATGAGCATATTGGCGGTGACTCTAAGGTAGTACCTAGTTCCTCACAGATGTTTATGGTTGGTGGGATGAACTGGGTGCAGCGGAGTGGATCTCCCTCCGTGCAAGGATTTCCTAACGGAGTTATGTTTTCAAATGAACAAGGTCAGGCCCTACGTTCAATGGGGTTTGTTCCTCAACAGCTTGACCAATCTCTGTATGGTGCTCCAATCACTAGCAGGAGAGAAAATTTGAATCAATACTCTAATGTACAGGGCTTTTCACATGATTCAGCTGATATGCTGACCAAGACAGGTGACAACCAAGTAGAGAAGCCTCTGATTCAGTTATCATCCTTAAATAACTCTTTTCAGGGAGAGCACCGGGTGGAATTTCAGGACCAGGTTTGCATGCAGGATGGTGCTTCGATTTCCAAGCAGGGATTTCAAGGGAAAGGTTTGTTTGAGAATGTTCCTGTTCAGGGATTAAGTGGTGGAGTTTTATCTGGTAACATCCAGCAATTGAATTCCTCCCCTAGGAATGCACATGTGCAGGGATTCCCTGGGAGGCAGGAGCAGTCTGGTTGGGCAGGAAACCTGCAGGAAAAAACAATGCCACAGGTCGGCCCTTCTCAGGGTTTAGTTGCCCTAGATCCAACAGAAGAGAGGATATTGTTTAATTCAGATGATGGTTTATGGGATGCTCCTTTGAGCAGGAGCAACAACATGGGTACAGGAGTCTATGGGAATCCCTTGGAAGGTTCTGATTACTTTGGTCCATGTCCTTCCATTCAGAGTGGAAGCTGGAGTGCTCTTATGCAGTCTGCTGTTGCTGAAGCTTCTAGCAGTGATACTGGGTTACAGGAAGAGTGGAGTGGCTTGAGCTTCCAGAAGACGGAACTGTCAACTGGAAATCAGCCTGCAACATTTAATGATAGTGGGAAGGGGCAATCAAGTTGGGTTGATAGCAATTTGCAGACTGTGTCTTCTTTACCTCCAAGAACTTTTCCTTTATTTGATGCCAATATGAGTCCAAGCAGTCATAATGTTCCTGGTTTTCAGCAATCAGGTGTCAAATTTCCATATGAGCAGAGTGAGAAGGTGCGGCCTGATTCATCTCATGAATCGGTTCAACTGTCTCCTAAAGAAAGTGGCAAATGGTTGGATCGTAGTCCTCAGCAAAAGCCACATTTTGAGGGTAGTCATCAATTTCTGTCACCTATGCATTTGGAAAATGCTCCTGATGGTGCTTGGGCTGGTCAAATCTACAAGCAGTCAGAGGCTGCTGCACATTCTACAAATATGGATTTAAATTCTCAGAACATCCGGGGTTCTTGGGCTCTCCATCAGAACATGTCCTATAAAATTGGTAGCCATCCCTGTAATAAGCAAAATGGTTGGAATATTAATGAGGCCCTATCACCAAGTGAAGATGCAACATTAAAAGCTCGGGAGAATGAAAATTCTCTACAAAATTCTCAGAGCAATGATGGAAAGAAAGCCATGCAAGCAGAAGGGGATACTAATAGTGGTTTATGGAAGGCTGATGGTAATCATGTGTCAATGCCCTTCCCTAATTCAGCTTCAGTATTGCAGCAAATGAAATCTGGCACTGGTAGTCCACAGGTCAATTCAGAAGATTCTCGCAGGAATAACTTTACTGCTCTACCCGATTCAAGCAATATAAAGAGTAATCAGGAGATTAACCAAAAGGTTGCACATGGTCATCCTTTTGATTATGGGAAGCATGCTATTGATTCTTCTGTGAAGTACAAAGGAAATGAGAGTGGGGGGAGGTATCAGCATCAACTCAGCAATGTTCCACAAGTTTTTGAGTCATCATTGCATAATTCTGAAAGGGCTTCTGGTGAAACATATGACAAGAAGCAGGAGAACAGTTTCCAGAAAGAGATATCTAATGATAGCTATAACTCCAGCCGATCCCATGATTCTGTTGGAGTAGGTGGTGTCAGAGATAATGCATGGTTAAATGCAAATGATTGTAATTCGTTGGCTGGGGCAAACCAAAAGTCATTGGGTCAGGTTGGCCGGAAAACCTCTGGGACTCGCAAGTTTCAGTATCATCCAATGGGAAGTTCGGGTGTGAACATAGAACCTGCTGAAGCCATGAAACACGTCACGCATTCACAGGCACTATCCCAGCAGGTTGCTGAAGGATTGAAGGGTCAGGAGAAAGGTTACTCACAGTTTGTTGGTCATGCTCCTAACAATGCCATGGACATGGATAAGGTCAATATTTAGTTATACGCTCTTTTGTTGATGCAAATGCTTTTGATTTCCTTTTTCAGAGTCTCATATTTAGCTCACTGGTGGTAATAATCTTCCATTTACAGGGGCAGGTAGCAGATTTCCAAAGAAGCATGAAAAGATCAGAGGAAACACCTTATAGAGGTGTTATTCCTGGACATGGATCAAACACATCTGCAACCTTGGATGGACCGGCTGGTTTTTATGCTCCAAACAGGACGGCCCAGACAAGGTTCTGATAAATTGAGTTTTTGCTACTTCTACTTGTTTGAGCTTATGATATTATTTGATTGTTCATAAGAGCTTTCATTATTCATTTAATATAGTTAGCTATGGGCACTTAAAATTATGAGCCCTAACCTGTGTCTGACACTTCATGTAAGCCAATAGTAATGTTCTAAATGGAATCTTTGCTGCACCCAAGATGTATTCTTTGCTGTGTCCAGGTACATGGATTTTTACTTTCACTATTTTCTTGAAAACACTATCAGCATTATTCTATGCTGTTTTTACGATTGAACAAACCTTGCTGTCAAGCTTGGTCtgctttttgggctttggataaGTAGttacgttttttttttattagtttgaaTTTGTTTCtgaattatttatatatatattttttttttgggggggggggggggaagcaaaAAGTTTGCTTACAGTTGTTGCTTGCAATCATTGCAGTTATTATATACTCACAGTAGTGTAACTGATTTCAAACTTGACAGTCACAACATGCTCGAGCTTCTCCATAAGGTGGACCAATCAAGGGATCATGTCACTGCAAAACAATTTGACCCTTCTGATCATAGTCATTCATTTGAGATGCCAGAGTCAGAAGCTTCTGAAACATTTGTTACTCATCTTAGGCGCACTCAATCATCTACTTCTCAAGGTTTTGGTTTAAGGTTGGCCCCTCCATCGCAACGGGTACCTGTTTCAAGCCATGCTTTTACATCTCAGAGTTCTTCACAAGCTGTTAATGAGCATGACTCAAGGCATGCTGATCCAGAGGTAGCTGAGAAGGGTCAGACTTGGTTGGCTTCCACAGCTCCTGTGCAGTCTTTGGCTCATTCTGAGGAGATGTCTCAGAGGGAACATTGGGATAATAAAACAAGTACTTCAGGACAAGCTGGCAATGAGAACTCACTCTCTAATATGCAGGGAAAATCTGCTGCGTTTACATCTGCTCGGCCATATTCAAGAAATCAACTTCAGTGTCAAGGTGGACAAGTACCAAAGGATCACTCTCTAAATGGTCCTTTTGATAGCCGTGCTTCTCGTTTAACACAGACAAACGACTCTCATGACAGAATGGCATCTGATCAATCTGCACAAGCATCATTGCCTGGTACAACTAGCAGGGTGGTACCTTTCAACCTTGGTTCCCCTGCTGACACATCCCAATCAGTCAGCACAAGCTCTTCTTATCTTAGAGTTTCAGGCCAACAGCTCCCAGCATTGGACTCTGTCCCTGTCTCTCAGCCATTGGTTAAATCAGGCATATCTCAACAGGGTGCCTTCTCAAAAATGTTGCATAACGTGTGGAACAATGTACCGAGCAGGCAACGTCCGTCTTCTGGTCATCCTCACAAGGTTCCTACCAGTTTGTTTCCATTCATCAGTCCATCAAATAATAATCTGGAAACAACTTCGTGGGCACAAAAACCGGGTGATCAGGATGCTAAGAAGGGAGTAAATAGTTCCTTTGAATTTGGTACAGGTTCTGTTAATCCTCAAGGGTTTCCCCACAGTGAAGATCAAATAAGGAAAGAAAGCGCCTGGCGACAATTACCATCTGAAAAGACTGAGCTGGCTCCACAGACAGCAGCTGCATCTCAAAGCCAAGATTCTGTGGCACATCAACTGTTGGATGCAAATTCTGTTGGTTCTTCTTCATTGTTGGCTCATAGACATCAACAGGAGATTGACAGAGAAAGGAATGGGAAGGATCCAGTTGTGATCTCACAAACAGAGCACACATCTAGCCAGAACCCCCCTTCTTCCTACAGAGATATTGAAGTTCTTGGCCGTTCTTTGACACCATCAAATGTTCATCAGAATTACTCCCTGCTGCACCAAATGCAGGCAATGAAGGGTGTAGAGACTGATCCTAGCAAGAGGGTTCTGAAGAGGCTCAAAGGACCTGATTTTGGACCAGATGGTCAGCAGGTGGCTGCTATGGCAGGACAACAGTTATTATATGGATACAATGCAATGGTCAGAGATGCCGTAGAGAATGAGATGAATACAGCAGCCCGGCGTAGCCCATTTTCATCAGGAGATACCAAAATGCTTAGCTTTTCATCAGAGGTGAGGGATGATGCAAATGCAAATGTAGCATCCCAGGATAGGGTCACATATAATCGAAATGATTCTCCGAATCATTCTAGTAATATCAATATACCATCAACTAGAGCTGAACATTCAAAGATAAGTCCACAGATGGCACCCTCATGGTTTAAACAGTATGGGACCTTCAAAGATGGGCAGATGCTGCCGATGTATGATGCACAGAGGACTGCAAAGACTGCATCTCAACAGTTCTTCTTTGGAAAGCTTTCTGACAATTTGCCCATGCATACCCGAACAGAGCATGTAAATGCTGCTGATGCCACTCAGGTTAGTAGTGCTTGGCAAAGTACAACAAGTACTGTTGCTGTAAGTGAGCACTCGTCTCTGGCACATTCTTCTCCACCAGATGTCACTGATCAGAGTTTGGCTGTTGTGAGACCAAAGAAGCGTAAAAGTGCAATGCCAGAGCTTGTACCATGGCATAAAGAAGTGACCCAAGGTTCCCAAAGGCTTCACAATATCAGGTGGTTGTCAtgattattgtattttattcaaCAACTGTTGTAAAAATACTTTCTTTAATCCTTTGTTTTCTTGAACATTGTTTTTCATTGTACATTTGTTAAAATGGTTTATCTTACCTTGGGTCTGTTAATCACAAGCCATTTTTTGGTTTCAGTGTTGCTGAACAAGATTGGGCTCAAGCTGCAAATCGGCTAATTGAGAAGGTGCTCTCATAGTTGAATGGGTGTACTTGCATTTTGAgcaattttttctcttcttttttcttcaccACTGGCAGGATTTTCAATGTCTGTTTTTCATTTCTTATGCCAGGTGGAAGATGATGCTGAATTGATTGAGGATGCACAACCACTGGTTCGACCAAGAAAAAGGCTTATATTGACAACACAGTTGATGCAACAACTCTTTCGTCCTGCACCAGCATCAATACTCTCTGCAGAAGTCACTTCAAACTATGAGAGTGTAATATACTTTGTTGCTAGATTGGCGTTAGGGGACGCATGCAGCCTGATCTCTAGTCTTGGAAGTGGTTCACGTGTACCGCCAGACAATTCAAACATGTAAGAGCTGTTCTTGGAGGCCTAGCTGTAAATATAAGTAATACTGTAGAATTTTGACGGTATACTTGAACTTTGAGAAGTCAATTTCTATCGTGGATGTTTACAGAACTACAATTATATTTGGAGGATTATGGCCTTCTGAATAttgcttttttttctctctttgtttcttcGCCAGGCAATCTGAGAAGGTTAAAATTTCTGGGAGAATCGGTGACCAGTATTTCTCAAAAGCTATGGAAGATTTCATTGGTAGGGCAAGGAAGTTGGAGAATGATTTATTGAGGTGAGAATCCGCTCTCATTTATGGAATCTTTTACTAGTTTTCCAGCCAACATTTCTAAAGGTGGATTTAGCTGCTAGTGATGCCAGCATCCGTCTCTATTTTGAGATCTTCAGCTTGCATTGTGGCTTTTTTGCATCAAGAACTGTGTCTGctagtcttcttttttttttcacctctTTTCAAGATTCCCTGAGTTCTCCAGGGTTTGAATGACATTGTTGCTTGAGGTTctcatgtttattttgttttgttaatgCTGTCCTTGTGATTATGCAGATTGGACAAGAAAGTATCAATTTTAGACCTTCGGGTGGATTGCCAGGATCTGGAAAGGTTCTCTGTCATCAACCGTTTTGCCAAATTCCATGGCCGGGGCCATGCAGATGGGGCTGAGACCTCATCATCCTCTGATGCAAGTGCAACCCCACAGAAAACATGCCCTCAGAGATATGTTACTGCACTTCCATTGCCTAAAAATCTTCCGGAGGGGGTACAATGTCTGTCACTTTGATCATAtaaattaattgatttttttgcctcccccctcccccctccccaccttTTGGTCATTGGTGGTCTCCCATCCCCAAGGTATTTGTGgtctcctttttgtcttttatatGCTGGCATTCCATGGGCTCGAATACAGCAAGCatgagagagggaaagaagaggGGGAATGAATTTCTG encodes:
- the LOC122670758 gene encoding uncharacterized protein LOC122670758 isoform X2, with protein sequence MPGNENADKIHNFFDQDNLSQGQHQLQITGGNWAVLNNNLWAGGQRPIGTPINSNSKNYSLQQSDSGNGNGRQSSRVQHGLDFTQLALRPEFAKGQSGNQQLNLNGFTHGQDSFQTRQHQAEFLGGRARGLSVLEPQQGNGPERSPGLTKNSERLETAEASSNTDFLGAQQLLMRGQQSGLPQPRPRQQSGFNDIPPWQQQLMIKQLQELQRQQQQQQQQQLQQLDQARQQSSINQLSSVAKQTAVDQLPALVNGIPVHDASNFFWPNEHIGGDSKVVPSSSQMFMVGGMNWVQRSGSPSVQGFPNGVMFSNEQGQALRSMGFVPQQLDQSLYGAPITSRRENLNQYSNVQGFSHDSADMLTKTGDNQVEKPLIQLSSLNNSFQGEHRVEFQDQVCMQDGASISKQGFQGKGLFENVPVQGLSGGVLSGNIQQLNSSPRNAHVQGFPGRQEQSGWAGNLQEKTMPQVGPSQGLVALDPTEERILFNSDDGLWDAPLSRSNNMGTGVYGNPLEGSDYFGPCPSIQSGSWSALMQSAVAEASSSDTGLQEEWSGLSFQKTELSTGNQPATFNDSGKGQSSWVDSNLQTVSSLPPRTFPLFDANMSPSSHNVPGFQQSGVKFPYEQSEKVRPDSSHESVQLSPKESGKWLDRSPQQKPHFEGSHQFLSPMHLENAPDGAWAGQIYKQSEAAAHSTNMDLNSQNIRGSWALHQNMSYKIGSHPCNKQNGWNINEALSPSEDATLKARENENSLQNSQSNDGKKAMQAEGDTNSGLWKADGNHVSMPFPNSASVLQQMKSGTGSPQVNSEDSRRNNFTALPDSSNIKSNQEINQKVAHGHPFDYGKHAIDSSVKYKGNESGGRYQHQLSNVPQVFESSLHNSERASGETYDKKQENSFQKEISNDSYNSSRSHDSVGVGGVRDNAWLNANDCNSLAGANQKSLGQVGRKTSGTRKFQYHPMGSSGVNIEPAEAMKHVTHSQALSQQVAEGLKGQEKGYSQFVGHAPNNAMDMDKVADFQRSMKRSEETPYRGVIPGHGSNTSATLDGPAGFYAPNRTAQTSHNMLELLHKVDQSRDHVTAKQFDPSDHSHSFEMPESEASETFVTHLRRTQSSTSQGFGLRLAPPSQRVPVSSHAFTSQSSSQAVNEHDSRHADPEVAEKGQTWLASTAPVQSLAHSEEMSQREHWDNKTSTSGQAGNENSLSNMQGKSAAFTSARPYSRNQLQCQGGQVPKDHSLNGPFDSRASRLTQTNDSHDRMASDQSAQASLPGTTSRVVPFNLGSPADTSQSVSTSSSYLRVSGQQLPALDSVPVSQPLVKSGISQQGAFSKMLHNVWNNVPSRQRPSSGHPHKVPTSLFPFISPSNNNLETTSWAQKPGDQDAKKGVNSSFEFGTGSVNPQGFPHSEDQIRKESAWRQLPSEKTELAPQTAAASQSQDSVAHQLLDANSVGSSSLLAHRHQQEIDRERNGKDPVVISQTEHTSSQNPPSSYRDIEVLGRSLTPSNVHQNYSLLHQMQAMKGVETDPSKRVLKRLKGPDFGPDGQQVAAMAGQQLLYGYNAMVRDAVENEMNTAARRSPFSSGDTKMLSFSSEVRDDANANVASQDRVTYNRNDSPNHSSNINIPSTRAEHSKISPQMAPSWFKQYGTFKDGQMLPMYDAQRTAKTASQQFFFGKLSDNLPMHTRTEHVNAADATQVSSAWQSTTSTVAVSEHSSLAHSSPPDVTDQSLAVVRPKKRKSAMPELVPWHKEVTQGSQRLHNISVAEQDWAQAANRLIEKVEDDAELIEDAQPLVRPRKRLILTTQLMQQLFRPAPASILSAEVTSNYESVIYFVARLALGDACSLISSLGSGSRVPPDNSNMQSEKVKISGRIGDQYFSKAMEDFIGRARKLENDLLRLDKKVSILDLRVDCQDLERFSVINRFAKFHGRGHADGAETSSSSDASATPQKTCPQRYVTALPLPKNLPEGVQCLSL
- the LOC122670758 gene encoding uncharacterized protein LOC122670758 isoform X1 is translated as MPGNENADKIHNFFDQDNLSQGQHQLQITGGNWAVLNNNLWAGGQRPIGTPINSNSKNYSLQQSDSGNGNGRQSSRVQHGLDFTQLALRPEFAKGQSGNQQLNLNGFTHGQDSFQTRQHQAEFLGGRARGLSVLEPQQGNGPERSPGLTKNSERLETAEASSNTDFLGAQQLLMRGQQSGLPQPRPRQQSGFNDIPPWQQQLMIKQLQELQRQQQQQQQQQLQQLDQARQQSSINQLSSVAKQTAVDQLPALVNGIPVHDASNFFWPNEHIGGDSKVVPSSSQMFMVGGMNWVQRSGSPSVQGFPNGVMFSNEQGQALRSMGFVPQQLDQSLYGAPITSRRENLNQYSNVQGFSHDSADMLTKTGDNQVEKPLIQLSSLNNSFQGEHRVEFQDQVCMQDGASISKQGFQGKGLFENVPVQGLSGGVLSGNIQQLNSSPRNAHVQGFPGRQEQSGWAGNLQEKTMPQVGPSQGLVALDPTEERILFNSDDGLWDAPLSRSNNMGTGVYGNPLEGSDYFGPCPSIQSGSWSALMQSAVAEASSSDTGLQEEWSGLSFQKTELSTGNQPATFNDSGKGQSSWVDSNLQTVSSLPPRTFPLFDANMSPSSHNVPGFQQSGVKFPYEQSEKVRPDSSHESVQLSPKESGKWLDRSPQQKPHFEGSHQFLSPMHLENAPDGAWAGQIYKQSEAAAHSTNMDLNSQNIRGSWALHQNMSYKIGSHPCNKQNGWNINEALSPSEDATLKARENENSLQNSQSNDGKKAMQAEGDTNSGLWKADGNHVSMPFPNSASVLQQMKSGTGSPQVNSEDSRRNNFTALPDSSNIKSNQEINQKVAHGHPFDYGKHAIDSSVKYKGNESGGRYQHQLSNVPQVFESSLHNSERASGETYDKKQENSFQKEISNDSYNSSRSHDSVGVGGVRDNAWLNANDCNSLAGANQKSLGQVGRKTSGTRKFQYHPMGSSGVNIEPAEAMKHVTHSQALSQQVAEGLKGQEKGYSQFVGHAPNNAMDMDKGQVADFQRSMKRSEETPYRGVIPGHGSNTSATLDGPAGFYAPNRTAQTSHNMLELLHKVDQSRDHVTAKQFDPSDHSHSFEMPESEASETFVTHLRRTQSSTSQGFGLRLAPPSQRVPVSSHAFTSQSSSQAVNEHDSRHADPEVAEKGQTWLASTAPVQSLAHSEEMSQREHWDNKTSTSGQAGNENSLSNMQGKSAAFTSARPYSRNQLQCQGGQVPKDHSLNGPFDSRASRLTQTNDSHDRMASDQSAQASLPGTTSRVVPFNLGSPADTSQSVSTSSSYLRVSGQQLPALDSVPVSQPLVKSGISQQGAFSKMLHNVWNNVPSRQRPSSGHPHKVPTSLFPFISPSNNNLETTSWAQKPGDQDAKKGVNSSFEFGTGSVNPQGFPHSEDQIRKESAWRQLPSEKTELAPQTAAASQSQDSVAHQLLDANSVGSSSLLAHRHQQEIDRERNGKDPVVISQTEHTSSQNPPSSYRDIEVLGRSLTPSNVHQNYSLLHQMQAMKGVETDPSKRVLKRLKGPDFGPDGQQVAAMAGQQLLYGYNAMVRDAVENEMNTAARRSPFSSGDTKMLSFSSEVRDDANANVASQDRVTYNRNDSPNHSSNINIPSTRAEHSKISPQMAPSWFKQYGTFKDGQMLPMYDAQRTAKTASQQFFFGKLSDNLPMHTRTEHVNAADATQVSSAWQSTTSTVAVSEHSSLAHSSPPDVTDQSLAVVRPKKRKSAMPELVPWHKEVTQGSQRLHNISVAEQDWAQAANRLIEKVEDDAELIEDAQPLVRPRKRLILTTQLMQQLFRPAPASILSAEVTSNYESVIYFVARLALGDACSLISSLGSGSRVPPDNSNMQSEKVKISGRIGDQYFSKAMEDFIGRARKLENDLLRLDKKVSILDLRVDCQDLERFSVINRFAKFHGRGHADGAETSSSSDASATPQKTCPQRYVTALPLPKNLPEGVQCLSL